The Chitinophagales bacterium genomic sequence TATTTACCGGAGTAATTTGTTTAAACCTATAACATGCCTTAACTGCAATAGTTGCGCAATATATATACAAGGATTGTTAAAATGTTGCCAAAAGAAAAGATGTAGCTAATGGTCCCTTCCTATATTATCGTAATAAATGACAACACCTCCGGAACTGTTGGGCCCTACATAAGTAAAACGATCATAGATCATAACAGTATCCGCTACGTAATCATAATATACTTTCATCTCTGTATAATCCTGTTGATAGGAATATACATGTACCGTGTTGCTTGATAGTTTTTTGTTGTATGTCAAGTCCGTTTCGGGAGCATTGCAGCCGGGTATTTTAGCCAGGTGAATCGTTAATGGATTGATATACTGTATGTTGACAGCCTGGTCGGGCAACTGGTACGTAGTATCATACCCTCCACCTTTTACAATATGTGTAAACTTAAATGTGCGTGTACCGGCAATATTTTCTGCATTGACAGGCCTGCCTGAAATCTGTATCTGGTAATAACCCGACGCATTGTAGTTGTTGTTTATTTTCAGACTGAGATTGTAGAGACCTGTGTCTTTGTATATATGAACAGGCGCAGGCTCTTCTGAGGTCTGGCCATCTCCGAAACTCCAGAGGAACTTAGTACCCTCAGGTATTGTACCAAAGCTCTGTTTAGGTTCGAAAACAATTTTTTCGCCCACCAGGAGTAATCCTGTATATCCGAAGTAAATCGGGTAGCCTACGCCTATCTCCCTGGTTACTGTATTAGCCGTATCACCATCAACAGTAAGACTGATCGTATAAAAACCTTTTTTATTGTATTGATGCGCAGGTTTCAACTCTGCAGAAGTGGAACCGTCGCCAAAGTCCCACAATAGTTTCTTATCTGTTACATTCGACGTAAAAGTGATCGTCCTGTCGGAAACAGTTTCGTCTGACCAGGTAAAATCATAGGGCGGAGTCGTCCCATCCCCTTCTTCCTCTTTGGTTTCCTTTTCAGGAATAACATTGCTTTTTTGATTTTGGCAGCCGGTAGCTACCAAAACAAAGGTTAGGGCTATTAATAGGATCCAAGTATAGCGTATCATAAGGATGTAAATATCAGCATAATATTAATCACAATATCTATGCCATAATATCAATATTTCTTTTCTTAAGTCCAATAGAATAAATGATCAGCTGTTTATCCTGTCGCCAAACTGTAAACTATTAACTATTTTAGCGCAAATATTCTGACTGATGAACAAAGTAGTAGCCAACGCAGACGAAGCAATAAAAGACATAGAATCGGGCATGACCCTGATGCTGGGCGGCTTTGGTTTATGTGGTATTCCTGAGAATTGTATTGCTGCCCTGGTACGCAAGGGAGTGAATAACCTTACTTGTATCTCTAACAATGCAGGAGTAGATGATTTCGGTATAGGGCTGATGCTGCAAACAAAGCAGGTAAAGAAAATGATATCATCCTATGTAGGTGAAAATGAGGAATTTGAGCGCCAGCTATTGAGTGGCGAGCTTGAAGTAGACCTGGTACCACAAGGCACACTTGCCACACGTTGCATGGCTGCCGGGTACGGCATGCCAGCCGTTTACCTGCTGGCAGGTGTAGGTACAGAAGCGGCAGAAGGAAAAGAAACCCGCACTTTCAACGGCAAAGAATACCTGCTGGAAGAAGCCTTCGATTCAGACTTTGCTATAGTAAAAGCATGGAAAGGCGATACTATGGGCAACCTGATATACAAGGATACTGCCCGCAATTTTAACCCTATGATGGCTATGGCCGGCAAAATTACCATTGCCGAGGTTGAAGAACTGGTAGAACCAGGCGAACTGGATCCGAATTTTATCCATACCCCCGGCATATATGTGCATCGCATCTTCCAGGGATCGAATTATGAGAAACGTATTGAGCAACGCACAACAAGAAAAAGAAATTAAACATGGGACTAAATAAAGAGCAGATAGCTCAGAGAATAGCCAAAGAACTGAAAGATGGTTTCTATGTAAACCTGGGCATTGGCATACCTACTCTGGTAGCCAACTACATACCCGATGGTGTAAATGTAGTATTGCAAAGTGAGAATGGGTTACTGGGTATGGGACCTTTCCCTTTTGAAGGAGCGGAAGATGCCGACCTGATAAACGCGGGGAAGCAAACTATTACTACATTACCCGGGTCAGCAATTTTTGATAGTGCTATGAGCTTTGGTATGATACGTGCGGGCAAAGTGCACCTGACCGTACTGGGCGCTATGGAAGTAGCTGACAACGGGGATATAGCCAACTGGAAAATACCCGGTAAAATGGTGAAAGGTATGGGTGGCGCTATGGACCTTGTAGCAGCCGCAAAGAACATTATTGTAGCCATGCAACACACCAACAGGGCCGGGGAAAGCAAGCTGCTGAAGAAGTGTACGCTGCCCCTTACCGGTGTGAATTGCATCACAAAAGTGGTTACCGACCTAGGAGTATTTGACATTACAGAAGATGGCTTTGTGTGTATTGAATATGCACCGGGAGTAACCATTGAAGAGATAAAGGCCAAAACCGAAGGCCGCCTTACAATAGCCGATGATGTGAAAGAGATACAGTTGTAAGCTAAAAACAATAAATGTCTGATTATATATTATACCACAAGCCAAATTGCAGTACCAGCCTCTCCACTCTGAAAATGCTCAAAGATCACGGCGTAAGACCTGAACTGAGGCTTTACCTCGAAGATCCACCAACGCAAAAAGAACTGGCGGAACTGATGAAAAAACTAGGCTGCAAACCCATAGAGCTGGTGCGCACGAAAGAGCCTTTGTACAAGGAAAATTATGCGGACAAAAAGCTTACTAAAAAAGAGTGGCTGAAGATACTTGCCGAACACCCCATACTTATAGAAAGACCCATACTCATTAAAGGAGACAAGGCCATATTAGGCAGGCCACCTGAGAAGGTTCTGGAGCTGTTATAACATTTCTTTGTTTCGCATTCGGGTATAGTTTTCGTATTTTTAAAGGATAGCCTGAATATCCTTTAAATGAGGTTAAGCCGTTACATATTATGTTTCCTCCTTTTTTTGTTTGCAGCTGCACACGCGCAGGCACAGCGTACCACAGAAAAAGAACTGGTATATGATATACTTACCTACCTGCAAACGGGCGATGACTCAGCATACGCTTCACTTTTCCCTACCTATAAGTTAATAGCTGAGGTGGCTTTTGCCTTTCAGCCCAAAGACAGTTTTCAGCAGGAACGCATATACAGGATACGCAACAATATGCGCCATATAAAGAAGTTTGACCCTGAAATGAACCCTAAGATCATCGATATGATGAATTTTGTCAGGCAGAAAGGAGCAGACTCAGGTGTGCATTGGGGTGATATCCTAATAGCAAAATTTGAATTGGATAAACAACGATTGCCATACGAACTGATCGGGTTTGAACTAATAGCGCCTATACGTTTACAAGGATATATTTTCATTCGGGACATGCTTACACGCAAGCGATATGGTATTGCCATACGTGATATATTCCTCATTAACGACAAATGGTATGGAGGCACAATACTCAATATTCTTGAAGCCAGCAGCGCAATAGAATATGAAGAATCGCTGGCCATAGAAAGTAAAGAACTGGAACGGTTGATGCGGGCCAAAGAACTGGGGCTGCTGGATAGCATACTGGCTGCCAGGGACAGCATCAGGAAGAACAAATTATATCCCGGAGGGGCTTCGGCTTACGATGAAGATGAAGAAGATAAACCACAGACCTTTTACAAAGACATCATCGAACGGAGGCTATACACAGGATATTTTGACAAGAATATTCCAGTAGAACTGTATATGCGCGCATTGAAGGGTAGCTGCCCGGAAACGATATGTTCCTGGGAAGCCATGTATAAATTCGGCGACCTGGATGACTATATTATGCTGGAGGTAGAGCTGAAACCTGACGGAACTTTTGTATTATCAGAAGAAGAGCTGGGTGTTATGGAACTGAAGCTACAAGGCACCACTTTTACAGGTACATGGACATCTGTAAGAGACAAAACAGAATATGAAGCCTACCTGAAACAAAAAGAAGAAATAAAAGACCGTAAACTTTTCAAGCTGGATAAGACCTTTGAAGAATTGCTATGGAAATAGCAGTTGGTACCAACCATAAGAATTTATTTATACGCCTATTGGCAACTGTTTCCTGTCCGCATCGTTACATCTTGTACCTTTATTACCTACACAATACGATATTATGCAACAACCTGCGATAAAGACATTGGGCGAACTGAAGCGATCAGGCTATTCATTCAAAACGGTAAAGGAAGAGGTCAGAGAGAACCTCATCAAAGCAATACAGGATAAAACAGAAGTTTTTAAAGGTGTGCTGGGTTATGAAGATACTGTGATACCGGATGTGGAAAGGGCCATATTATCCCGCCATAATATCCTGTTCCTAGGGCTAAGGGGACAGGCCAAGACACGCTTGGCGCGCGAAATGACTAACCTGCTGGATGAGTGGATACCCGTGGTAGATGGAAGCGAGATAAACGACAATCCTTTCGCGCCGATATCTATATATGCGCGTGAACTTATAGCGGAAAAAGGAGATGACACACCTATTGGCTGGCTGCACCGCAGCGACAGGTACGGAGAGAAACTGGCGACACCTGATGTGTCCGTAGCTGACCTGATAGGCGATGTAGACCCGATAAAAGCAGCCAACCTGCGACTGAGCTTTGCAGATGAAAGGGTGTTACATTATGGTATCATACCACGCTCACACAGGGGTATATTCGTGATCAACGAGCTGCCTGACCTGCAGGCAAGGATACAGGTATCGCTCTTCAACATACTACAGGAAGGAGATATACAGATACGCGGTTTTAAACTGCGCCTGCCGCTGGACATACTATTTATTTTTACGGCCAACCCCGAAGACTATACCAACAGGGGCAGCATCGTAACACCACTAAAGGACAGGATAGAAAGCCAGATCGTGACGCACTATCCAAGGACGGTAGAAATATCAAAAGCTATTACCGAACAGGAGGCTGATATTACTGATGAACAGGCAGCTAAGGTAAGCATGCCCGATATGTGCCAACTGCTGATAGAGCAGATAGCTATGGAGGCACGCAAAAGCGAATACGTAGACCAGAAAAGCGGGGTCTCAGCCAGGCTGACCATATCGGCTTATGAGAACCTGGTGAGCACTGCTGAGCGCAGGGCACTACTGAATGGTGATGGCACCACACAGGCACGCATAGCCGATTTTACAGGCGTGATACCCTCAATAACCGGGAAAATAGAGTTGGTGTACGAAGGTGAACAGGAAGGCCCAACTAATGTGGCCTACAGTCTGCTGGGCAAAGCCATCCGCAGCTTGTTTATCACTTACTTCCCCGACCCGCAATCGTTCAAAAAAGCGGGACGTAATCCTGAAACAGCCAAAGCAAGGTCTAACCCTTACCAGCCTATTATTGACTGGTTTGGCAAAGGGAATGATATCATGCTACCTAACGACTGCAGCGACGAACAATACCGCAATGCATTGTATAAAGTAGACGGCTTATACGGCGCGGTGAAAAAGTACTACCCCAAAGCCGACGAGGTACAGACCTCCCTGCTGATGGAGTTTCTGCTGCATGGGCTGGCAGAGTTCTCACTCATCAGCAAACAAGGAGTAGAGACGGGTGGCTATAGTTTTGGCGACATACTGGGTAGCATGATGAACATGAGCTTTGGCGGTGATGATGACAGTAGCGAAGAATATTAAAGCCACATTGACATAATTGCTTAATGTTATCATAATGTAAAATTGCAATAGTAATTTCATGTGCCGAAATGGTGTTTTGCCAGTAAACATGCGTCTTTCAGGGTATTACTTGCCAGTACTGAGCAATCAGGGCAGGATAACGTTGTGCGAAATTGGTACAGTTTTTGACTATTCTTGAGCAATTGAATAACATACATAAAGAGGACAATACCCATGAAAGATATTAGTTCAGAAGTAAAGTACAACACATCGCGGAGCGGAGGAAAAGGCGGACAGAACGTCAACAAGGTAGAAACGGCAGTAGAAGCCATCTGGAATGTTGATGACTCAAAACTATTTACCCCTGAAGAAAAGATATTGATACTGGACAAGTTGATGAAGCGTATCAATAAAGATTGCAACCTGGTGGTGAAGAGCAGTGAGACCCGCTCTCAACTGGAGAACAAAGAGATAGCACTGAAGAAAATGACGGAGCTGGTAGAGAAAGCATTGCTGCGACCTAAAAAGCGTAAAGCCACCAAACTGCCCAACGCCATCAAAGAGCGCCGCAAAGAATCAAAACGCCGCGACTCACTGAAAAAACAACTCAGAAAGCACGACTGGGCGGATTAATCCACAACATTCATCCGCTTGGTACTCTGGTTTCTGCCATTGGTCAGTCTCAGGAAGTAAACACCCGGCGGCAGGTCACCTCTTTGCAGCGTTACGCTGTGTTTTCCTTTATCCATCTGCTTTTGAACCGGTGTTTGTAAAAGCCTGCCATTTACATCAAATAGTTGGAGTGTTACATTACCACCGTCAGAACCGAAGGTCACGGTAGTAGTGCTGCGGAATGGATTAGGATAGTTTTGGCCCAGTATCTCGTCGCTGCCAGAGACCGTGGTCTCGTCAATATTATTGGTTTTCTGGAAGATCGGCTGAACAGCGTATTGTTTCATCAGTACTTTGTTCATTGTTTGTGTATCTATCTGGAACCAGTCGGCCAGAACAGCAGCATATACCGTGCGATAGTCTATCTGTAGTGGCAGGTTATCGCCCACAGCTGCATTTTTAGGCAATGTAGGGTTAGTGCCTATCAATCCGGGGTTCACGTATTTGCTGAATACCATTACCGGGGCAGTAGTACCGTGGTCAGTACCACCACTCGCGTTCGACTTGATCCTACGACCGAATTCAGAGAAGGTCATTGCGGCCACTCGCTCTTCGAAATTCAATAGCTTGGCTTCATCAAAAAACGCCTCTACTGCATTTGATATATAACCCAGCAGGTCGGCATGGTTACCCACGGTCGTATCCGTAGCATCTGTCTGTTGCGAGTGTGTATCAAAGCTGCCCAGGTTCACAATGTATATCGGCGTTTTCAATCCTCCTGCTATCAGGCGTGAAACAATTTTCAACTGGTCGCCCAGCCTGTTACCTGTCTGCCACTTGTTAGAGATATTGTTCGCGTTTTGAGCAGCAGCCTGTATCACTTTGGTATAAGTTTCTGTTTGCTGCTTGATGTACCGGATAAATGAAAGTTCATGCCCGGCAGGCGTGTTGGGTGCAGGGTCTACCGTTCCGTTTATAATATTGTAAAAACTATCAATACTTGCTATGGACATACCCAGGTTGACATTAGCTCCCTGCACAAGGTTAGATACTCCTGAACCTATCTGTATAGCCAGCGGATCAGGCATGGTGGTATTAGGATAATTGACGGGATAACCTGGATATGCTTCATCCAGGTGCCTCCCCAGCCAGCCTGTATCTACATACTGGTTTGAGTCGGAGCCGGACATCCATATATCGGTAGCCCTGAAATGCGAAAAGTTAGGGTCGGGATAACCAACACTCTGACAAATGTTCACGTAACCATTGTTATACAAGTCCCTTATGCCTGTCATTGCAGGATGCAGCCCGGTATCTATCGTATTATTCAGTGCCAGTACCTTGTTTTGGGGTATGAGTATATTACTCCTTGCTGCGGAGAGTTCAGAATATTTATCCAACGGGATGACCATATTCAGGCCATCATTACCACCATTCAGTTGAATCATCACCAACACCCTTCCATTGGCAGCTGTTTGTTTAGCCAGCAATTCCAATAACGGATTCCTGGCATATGCACCGATTGGTGTGCCGTTTATCATATAAGCAAGCGTGGCTGCCTGCGATACTTTCAAAAAGTCCCTGCGTTTCATCTGTAGCAGTTTTTAATGATCAACATAAATTGTGTTCAGCCAAATGTGTCAGTTCCGTCAGCAGGCTCACTAACCTGGTCTTCACAATATTGGTGTTGGTAGTGTTGGGGTTAGAGATATATGTGGCCCAGGCATTGCTCCAGTAGTAATCCTGCGTTTGTCCTGTCAGCAAGGTGCTTATCTTGTAAGTGTCCTTAAGTGTCTTGGACAAGCCCAGCCCCAACAACAGGTCGGTATAGAAATCTATCAGCAAGTTAGGATCTGCCGGGCTGTAGAATTTCTTCGCAAGCCACATGGGGTCTATCTTAATAGCGGTACCTGTACCTGCAGAAAAACCTGAGTTGAGCATCATATCCATAAACTGCATGCGTCGTGGCATGGTGGTGGAGTTGATCCATTTCTCGTAATAATCAGGCTCCTGGTAAAAGGCTGGCCAGCCGGCAACGTTAGGTGGCAGGTTCGGCTCTAGCCCCAGTTGCGACATATAGCTGCGCAGATAGTTGTATACTTTATATTCATTATCAGAGCGCCAGCCTGAAGGCAACTGTATATCAAACGTACGGAATGTACCCACCACATAATCTATTGGTGTTCGTATAAAACAATCCCTGCTCAATACGTCAAAGAAATGCTCACTCTTCAGCAACTTATTCAGTACAGGTTTTATTTCCCAACCCGTACTCATCATAAGCGACGCCAGTGGCAATATTACCGTACTCTCGGTGGTCTGGTCTATATCATAGTATACGAAGAAACGGTACAGCTTACGAACAATGAATTTGGCTACTTCGAACTTTGAAAAGATCATGTCTATCAGTTCATCTGTTTCCTGCGCACCGGCTGACCCTGTCTTACCCGTAATCACTTTGTTGTTGAAGAAAGACGAGAACTGCTTATCTGATGTTTCGTGCAGTGTTGAGCTGAAATAACTTGACCAGTCAGTTGTTTTATATCGCCAACCTGTAAGTATTTTGGCAGACGCTTTAATATCGTCTTCTGTGTATATAGGTGTGTAATTCTTACCCAACGTGAATAACTCAAACAGCTCACGCGCATAGTTCTCATCAGGTGCTGTTTTGGTGTTCAGGTAACCATTAAGGTACCGCAGCATAGCCGGGTCTTTGGTAATGGCGGTTACCAGTGTTTTGAAATTACCTAGTGCATTGTTACGCAATATCATGTGGTGATTGTACATCATGTGGGCGTAAGCCACCACTGTATATTCTGTTGCAAAATGGTTATGCCAGAAGAAGGTCATCTTTTCCGTTATCCTTCTCTCCGGCTGGTATATCATCCTGCCTATCCACCAGTTGGTCATAGACAAACGACGAAAACTGTTTACCGTACTATCTCCGTAAGGAGCAGTTACCCAGGTATCATCGAGTGCTACTCCTGTGGGGTCAAAGTAAGACGAAGTATTGTAGTTATTTACAGGCGGGGCGGGCGTTGTTTGTGCTGACAACAATTCATCTACAGCTTGCACCATGGTCTTGGTTCGCAATGCTACCACGTCTTCATATTTGACACCGAACATGGTACGCCTGAGCAGATGAATGATTTCTTTATCCGTCCATTGCCCGGTGTATTCATTCAGCGAGCCTGTTGTTTTGCTTAATCCCCGGGGAAGTTCTTTGTTGGCATACTTCTCATATATAGGATCATTGCCTGCAACAGTTGTAGCCTGATCCGCTTTTGTCGCTATCATTTCTTCGAAGAATTCGCGACGGCTGACTTTGCCCATAGTCTTGTATTTATGACGTAATGACTGGTAAAAAGGTCTATGGTTTAATGAAAAGTTAAACCTAATCTTGATCATTTCATAGTACCTGTTATCATTTTTAACCTGCTTATAATCAGTCAAATAAGAACTATTGACGCAACTATTTGATTATTAATATAATATCTTTTCTACAATTCTTGTACGGTATTCTGCAGCCACTGTTCCGATGGATGATATTTCCTCTTAATAAATAAAAGAAGTAAGTTTAAACAGACATAAAACATAGCATGCAGAAACTATTTTCTTTTGTTTTTACCTGGCTTATATTCCCTTTGTCTTTATCTGCGCAATACAAACAGGTAGTAAAAGGCAGCGTTACCGATAAAGAATCAAGAATACCCCTGATAGGTGTTACTATCGTAATTACAGATGTTGAACCGCATATGGGCACAGTGACCGATGACCAGGGGAGGTTTATCCTTAAAGAAGTACCTGTTGGCAAACATACTTTACAAGCTTCGTACCTGGGCTATGGCAGATCCACACTGAATGGCATACTTGTCACCTCTGCCAAAGAGACTATTCTTAATATTGAAATGGAAGAGTCTGCCAGTAAGATGGATGAAGTGATCATATCAGACAGGCGCGACCATATCAATGAAATGGCACTGGTAAGTACTAAGACCTTCGATGTACAGGAAACGGAAAGATATGCCGGCAGCCGCGCCGACCCTGCCCGTATGGCCTCAAACTTTGCCGGCGTAGTGGGTGCTGATGACTCGCGTAATGATATCGTCATCAGGGGTAACTCTCCGCAGGGCGTGTTGTGGCGGCTGGAAGATATAGATATACCGAATCCTAACCACTTTGCTGTTTCAGGTACAACAGGCGGACCTGTTTCTATGCTGAATAGTAAAACACTAGCCAACAGTGATTTCTTCATGGGTGCATTCCCTTCAGAATATGGTAATTCTACCGCAGGTGTATTTGACCTGAAAATGCGAAATGGTAATACAGACCGGCACGAACTGACCGGGCAAATAGGTTTGCTGGGTACTGAGCTTGCAGCCGAAGGGCCCATATCCAGGAAAAGCAGGTCTTCCTATCTTGTTACTTACCGATACTCTACGCTAAAGCTATTTGAAGGGCTGCACATCAAGATAGGTACCAATTCAGTTCCCAATTACCAGGATGCTGCAGTTAAACTTAACTTCCCGATGGGCAAAAAAGCCAACCTTTCTATATTCGGCATTGGTGGTCTGAGCAAGATCGACCTGATCGTCAGCAACCAGACAGAACAACCAGAAGAGCTATATGGCGAGTCGGACCGCGACCAGTATTTTGGCAGCAACACAGGCATCATCGGCAGCTCCTTCAGCTACATCATCAATTCATCCACTTACACCAAACTAACTGTGGCTGAAACATCTTCAGATATCAATGCAACACACTACAAAGTATTCAGGGATAATAACTTCCAGGTAGATTCTCTCAAATACATACTTGGTTATCGCTTTGTAAAAAACACCACTGTAGCACACTGGTACATCAATAAAAAAATATCAAACAGGCATACTATTAAGGCAGGTATCATCAACAACTATTACCACCTGAATTTTGTTGACAGCAGTCGCCAATATCCTCCCACTTTACAGACATGGGAACACAGGCTTAATTTTGTTGGCGGAACTGACCTGTTACAAGGTTACATCCAATACAAATACCGCCCGAGCAATGCACTTACATTCACTGCCGGCATACACGCACAATACCTTACACATAATGGCTCGAAAGCATTAGAGCCCCGTGTGGCCATGAAATACATGATGAATTCAAACAATAATTTCACTCTTGGCTACGGCCTGCACAGCCAGTTGCAACCTATGTACCAGTACTTTGCAGTATTACCTGCCAACCCTGCCGGATCTATGCATAATTACGATGTAGGTTTTACACGCAGTCATCATACAGTAGCCGGATATGAACATATCTTTTCACGTACTGTCAGGTTACGCTCCGAAGCATATTACCAGTACCTGTTCAATGTACCCATTGAAAAAAGAGCAGGTTCCTCTTTCAGCGGACTGAACCAGGGTAGCTCTTTCAGCAGACTGTTTCCCGATACTTTGGTCAATGCCGGTACAGGGTATAATTACGGCATGGAGTTGACGCTTGAAAAAAGCTTTGCAAAGAATTATTATATACTACTCTCAGGATCCGTGTTCGATTCAAAAGCTAAAGGTAATGATGGTGTATACCGCAACACGGATTATAACAGCAGGTTTGCCCTTAATATGTTGACAGGATATGAATACAAACTGGGAAAGAACAGCACCTTACTGACGGGACTAAAAATAACCTATGCTGGCGGAAGAAGATATTCGCCGCCGGATGTAGCAGCATCTAATTCCATTGGCGACCTGGTGGTTGTCGACTCACTGAGAAATACCCTGCAGTTCAAAAACTATTTCAGAACAGACATTAAACTTGGTGTACGTATCAACGCCAAAAAACTAACGCACGAAATAGCAGTTGATCTTATTAATATTTTCGGCACAAAAAACGTACTGTCACAAACCTACAACTTCGACCTTGCAGCACAGGGATCTTATCCTTTTATCACCCAATACCAACTAGGCTTTTTACCATTGTTCTATTATCGGGTGGATATTGGTATCAAACATAAATAAAGAAGGCGCTCTTAAGAGCGCCTTCTTTATTTATATGGTCAACCTACTACTTTTTACCTTTAATCAGTTCTTTTATCTGGGTAGCAAACGGATTCTTCGCATCCAGTTGCAGTACCAGGTCGCAGTACTTTCTTGTATTTTCCCAATCTTCTTTATAATAGTAGCAAGCTGTCAGGTACTGATATGCAAACTGCAGGTCCCTGTCAGACTTCTTTGCACCTTCAACATCCAGGTCCAGCCATTGCTCAAAATATGGTGCGGCAATACCCTCTTTACCTTCAGAATCCTGTGCTGCCTTTACGCGGCCTCTCCAGTAATAACCTGACGGCTGGTCAGGAAATTTAGCTATCATTGAACCATAAATTGTATCGGCCTTTATTAACATAGCAGTCGTATCAACATCCGGCATGTTAGCTGCCAGATAATAGCTGTAACCACCCCAGAAGTAATCAGTCGGTGTTGCCTTATCCTCATAGTCTTTATATATCTTCTCATACCACTGCCCTGCATTATTCCAGCTTTTCAGCGTCCTGAACGACTCAGCAATTTCGCGGTAAGTACTTACTTTATTATCAGTGCTATCCATGCTCAGCGCTTTGTTGAAAGCAATGTTTGCTGAATCGCCCATGTTATTGCGCAGGTAGGCACGGCCCAGTGTCAGGTAATCAAGCGTGTACAATTTCTTCGGGTCCTGCTTAGCGAAATATGAGCGCAGGTTCTCCAGAGATTTTACACCACTGATAGAATCTTTATCTTCCAGGTAAGCATATCCCAGTATACCATAGA encodes the following:
- a CDS encoding DUF1800 domain-containing protein, which translates into the protein MGKVSRREFFEEMIATKADQATTVAGNDPIYEKYANKELPRGLSKTTGSLNEYTGQWTDKEIIHLLRRTMFGVKYEDVVALRTKTMVQAVDELLSAQTTPAPPVNNYNTSSYFDPTGVALDDTWVTAPYGDSTVNSFRRLSMTNWWIGRMIYQPERRITEKMTFFWHNHFATEYTVVAYAHMMYNHHMILRNNALGNFKTLVTAITKDPAMLRYLNGYLNTKTAPDENYARELFELFTLGKNYTPIYTEDDIKASAKILTGWRYKTTDWSSYFSSTLHETSDKQFSSFFNNKVITGKTGSAGAQETDELIDMIFSKFEVAKFIVRKLYRFFVYYDIDQTTESTVILPLASLMMSTGWEIKPVLNKLLKSEHFFDVLSRDCFIRTPIDYVVGTFRTFDIQLPSGWRSDNEYKVYNYLRSYMSQLGLEPNLPPNVAGWPAFYQEPDYYEKWINSTTMPRRMQFMDMMLNSGFSAGTGTAIKIDPMWLAKKFYSPADPNLLIDFYTDLLLGLGLSKTLKDTYKISTLLTGQTQDYYWSNAWATYISNPNTTNTNIVKTRLVSLLTELTHLAEHNLC
- a CDS encoding TonB-dependent receptor; protein product: MQKLFSFVFTWLIFPLSLSAQYKQVVKGSVTDKESRIPLIGVTIVITDVEPHMGTVTDDQGRFILKEVPVGKHTLQASYLGYGRSTLNGILVTSAKETILNIEMEESASKMDEVIISDRRDHINEMALVSTKTFDVQETERYAGSRADPARMASNFAGVVGADDSRNDIVIRGNSPQGVLWRLEDIDIPNPNHFAVSGTTGGPVSMLNSKTLANSDFFMGAFPSEYGNSTAGVFDLKMRNGNTDRHELTGQIGLLGTELAAEGPISRKSRSSYLVTYRYSTLKLFEGLHIKIGTNSVPNYQDAAVKLNFPMGKKANLSIFGIGGLSKIDLIVSNQTEQPEELYGESDRDQYFGSNTGIIGSSFSYIINSSTYTKLTVAETSSDINATHYKVFRDNNFQVDSLKYILGYRFVKNTTVAHWYINKKISNRHTIKAGIINNYYHLNFVDSSRQYPPTLQTWEHRLNFVGGTDLLQGYIQYKYRPSNALTFTAGIHAQYLTHNGSKALEPRVAMKYMMNSNNNFTLGYGLHSQLQPMYQYFAVLPANPAGSMHNYDVGFTRSHHTVAGYEHIFSRTVRLRSEAYYQYLFNVPIEKRAGSSFSGLNQGSSFSRLFPDTLVNAGTGYNYGMELTLEKSFAKNYYILLSGSVFDSKAKGNDGVYRNTDYNSRFALNMLTGYEYKLGKNSTLLTGLKITYAGGRRYSPPDVAASNSIGDLVVVDSLRNTLQFKNYFRTDIKLGVRINAKKLTHEIAVDLINIFGTKNVLSQTYNFDLAAQGSYPFITQYQLGFLPLFYYRVDIGIKHK